A window from Tissierellales bacterium encodes these proteins:
- a CDS encoding aldehyde dehydrogenase, which produces MYPEPEKYLSEMRTYYKTDITRSYEKRLESLEKLKLSIEKNEESILRALKKDLKKSKTEAYMTEIGVVIEELNYVINNLRKWMKPKKVRTPISQIGSKSTIYREPYGVVLIMAPWNYPFNLAIMPLIGAIAGGNVVLIKTSSETPSVSEVIEHMIEETFEKDYIHFIKGDHAITDKIIELGVDYIFFTGSQKVGKYIMSRASENLTPITLELGGKNPTIVHKDANIKVAAERIVWGKFLNAGQTCLAPDHVYVHSSIESDFKKELVKVINRFYGENPKKSLDYGRIVNEKQFDRLINYLNEVKVIYGGECDRDELYIEPTLMSMVSEYDDVMKEEIFGPILPVLNYENIEDLIEELRDRPKSLALYVFSENDIFVDRVIEKLHYGGGCVNDTLSHIVNNRLPFGGVGESGMGLYHGKESFDTFTHQKSVLKKSTKIRIKLPYPPYKEKEFEWIKKIMK; this is translated from the coding sequence GTGTATCCAGAACCAGAGAAGTATTTAAGTGAAATGAGAACGTATTACAAAACAGATATTACTAGAAGTTATGAAAAAAGGCTCGAGAGTTTAGAAAAACTTAAACTCTCAATTGAAAAAAATGAAGAATCCATATTGCGAGCGCTAAAGAAAGATTTAAAAAAATCGAAAACAGAAGCCTATATGACTGAAATAGGAGTGGTTATAGAAGAATTAAACTATGTAATAAACAATCTCAGAAAATGGATGAAACCAAAAAAAGTAAGAACTCCAATAAGCCAAATTGGTTCAAAGTCTACTATCTATAGAGAACCATATGGAGTAGTTCTTATAATGGCACCTTGGAATTACCCATTTAATTTAGCTATAATGCCACTGATTGGAGCTATAGCTGGTGGAAATGTAGTTCTAATTAAAACATCTAGTGAGACTCCTAGCGTTTCGGAAGTGATAGAGCATATGATTGAAGAGACATTTGAAAAAGATTATATACATTTTATAAAGGGAGATCATGCGATAACAGATAAAATTATTGAACTAGGAGTGGATTATATATTTTTTACAGGAAGCCAAAAAGTGGGTAAGTATATAATGAGCAGAGCATCTGAAAATTTGACACCTATTACACTAGAACTTGGTGGAAAAAATCCTACTATAGTTCATAAGGATGCAAATATTAAAGTTGCAGCGGAGAGAATAGTATGGGGGAAGTTTTTAAATGCTGGGCAAACTTGCTTAGCTCCAGATCATGTTTATGTACATTCCTCTATAGAATCTGATTTTAAAAAAGAATTGGTTAAGGTTATAAATAGGTTTTACGGAGAGAATCCAAAAAAATCATTGGATTATGGTAGGATAGTAAACGAGAAACAATTTGATCGTTTGATAAATTACCTAAATGAGGTAAAGGTAATTTATGGTGGTGAATGTGATAGAGATGAGCTGTATATAGAGCCTACACTTATGTCCATGGTGTCTGAATATGATGATGTTATGAAAGAAGAGATATTTGGGCCAATACTTCCCGTACTCAATTATGAAAATATAGAGGATTTGATTGAAGAACTTAGAGACAGGCCTAAATCACTAGCGTTATATGTTTTTTCTGAAAATGATATTTTTGTAGATAGAGTAATCGAAAAACTGCATTATGGTGGGGGATGTGTAAATGATACATTATCCCATATTGTGAATAATAGATTGCCTTTTGGAGGAGTTGGCGAAAGTGGAATGGGTTTATACCACGGGAAGGAGAGTTTTGATACATTTACTCATCAAAAAAGTGTACTTAAAAAATCAACAAAGATAAGAATCAAATTACCTTATCCACCATATAAAGAGAAGGAATTCGAGTGGATTAAAAAAATAATGAAATAG